Proteins encoded within one genomic window of Nilaparvata lugens isolate BPH chromosome 11, ASM1435652v1, whole genome shotgun sequence:
- the LOC111058170 gene encoding pupal cuticle protein 36a isoform X4, whose protein sequence is MKLIVLALFIGASAAAKLDNTYLPPSGAGTSGGSPGAISPPFGGGGRPGGPGGFPGGPGGAGFPGGPGFPGAGGRPGGPGAGGFPGGPGFPGAGGRPGGPGAGGFPGGPGFPGAGGRPGGPGAGGFPGGPGGAGFPGAGGRPGGAGFPGASGPGGAGFPGAGGRPGGPGAGGFPGGPGAGGFPGGSGGGFPGAGAPSGPSGPIIPIISQTNQPNLGDGSYSWSYESGNGIRAQEQGAQKPGPEGPGTAAQGAFSYTGTDGQTYSITYTADENGFVPQGAHLPTPPPIPEEILKALEKNAADEAAGIFDDGQYKPAPGAGGAGGRPGGFQGGQGGFQGGQGGFQGGQGGFQGGQGGFQGGQGGFQGGQGGFQGGQGGQGGYQTGGGQGGRPGTSFPSGPSGGGFPSSGTGGGYPSGSGGGYPSGSGGQGGSAGYSYPKPGK, encoded by the exons ATAGTGCTGGCGCTCTTCATCGGAGCGTCTGCTGCTGCCAAATTGGACAACACCTACCTCCCTCCCTCGGGTGCCGGTACCTCTGGAGGAAGTCCTGGAGCCATCTCGCCTCCGTTCGGAGGTGGAGGTAGACCTGGAGGTCCCGGAGGCTTCCCAGGAGGACCTGGAGGTGCAGGATTCCCAGGAGGTCCAGGATTCCCAG GAGCTGGAGGTCGTCCAGGTGGTCCAGGAGCTGGTGGATTCCCAGGAGGTCCAGGATTCCCAGGAGCTGGAGGTCGTCCAGGTGGTCCAGGAGCTGGTGGGTTCCCAGGAGGTCCAGGATTCCCAGGAGCTGGAGGACGTCCAGGAGGTCCAGGAGCTGGTGGATTCCCAGGAGGTCCAGGAGGAGCAGGATTCCCAGGAGCCGGAGGTCGTCCAGGAGGTGCCGGATTCCCAGGAGCATCTGGTCCCGGAGGTGCAGGATTTCCAGGAGCTGGAGGTAGACCAGGAGGCCCAGGAGCTGGAGGATTCCCAGGAG GCCCAGGAGCTGGAGGATTCCCAGGAGGTTCAGGAGGTGGTTTCCCAGGTGCTGGTGCTCCTTCAGGTCCATCAGGCCCCATTATCCCCATCATATCCCAGACTAACCAGCCAAACCTTGGAGATGGATCCTACTCATGGAG CTACGAATCAGGCAACGGAATCAGAGCCCAGGAACAGGGCGCCCAGAAACCCGGCCCCGAGGGTCCAGGAACGGCAGCCCAGGGCGCCTTCTCCTACACGGGCACCGACGGCCAGACCTACTCCATCACCTACACAGCCGACGAGAACGGATTCGTGCCTCAGGGCGCTCATCTGCCTACGCCGCCACCAATACCCGAGGAGATCCTCAAGGCGCTCGAGAAGAATGCTGCTGACGAGGCCGCTGGTATCTTCGATGATGGACAGTACAAACCTGCTCCTGGTGCAG GAGGTGCCGGAGGTAGACCAGGTGGATTCCAGGGCGGTCAGGGAGGATTCCAGGGCGGTCAAGGTGGATTCCAGGGAGGTCAGGGAGGATTCCAGGGCGGTCAGGGAGGATTCCAGGGAGGTCAGGGAGGATTCCAGGGCGGTCAAGGCGGATTCCAGGGCGGTCAAGGTGGGCAGGGAGGTTACCAGACTGGTGGTGGACAAG gcGGTAGACCAGGCACATCCTTCCCTTCAGGACCATCAGGTGGTGGCTTCCCATCCTCAGGAACAGGCGGTGGATATCCTTCAGGATCAGGCGGTGGATATCCTTCAGGATCAGGCGGCCAGGGTGGATCCGCTGGTTACTCCTACCCCAAACCTGGAAAATAA
- the LOC111058170 gene encoding pupal cuticle protein 36a isoform X2, producing MKLIVLALFIGASAAAKLDNTYLPPSGAGTSGGSPGAISPPFGGGGRPGGPGGFPGGPGGAGFPGGPGFPGAGGRPGGPGAGGFPGGPGFPGAGGRPGGPGAGGFPGGPGFPGAGGRPGGPGAGGFPGGPGGAGFPGAGGRPGGAGFPGASGPGGAGFPGAGGRPGGPGAGGFPGGPGAGGFPGGSGGGFPGAGAPSGPSGPIIPIISQTNQPNLGDGSYSWSYESGNGIRAQEQGAQKPGPEGPGTAAQGAFSYTGTDGQTYSITYTADENGFVPQGAHLPTPPPIPEEILKALEKNAADEAAGIFDDGQYKPAPGAGGAGGRPGGFQGGQGGFQGGQGGFQGGQGGFQGGQGGFQGGQGGFQGGQGGFQGGQGGQGGYQTGGGQGGRPGTSFPSGPSGGGFPSSGTGGGYPSGSGGGYPSGSGGQGGSAGYSYPKPGK from the exons ATAGTGCTGGCGCTCTTCATCGGAGCGTCTGCTGCTGCCAAATTGGACAACACCTACCTCCCTCCCTCGGGTGCCGGTACCTCTGGAGGAAGTCCTGGAGCCATCTCGCCTCCGTTCGGAGGTGGAGGTAGACCTGGAGGTCCCGGAGGCTTCCCAGGAGGACCTGGAGGTGCAGGATTCCCAGGAGGTCCAGGATTCCCAGGAGCTGGAG GTCGTCCAGGTGGTCCAGGAGCTGGTGGATTCCCAGGAGGTCCAGGATTCCCAGGAGCTGGAG GACGTCCAGGTGGTCCAGGAGCTGGTGGGTTCCCAGGAGGTCCAGGATTCCCAGGAGCTGGAGGACGTCCAGGAGGTCCAGGAGCTGGTGGATTCCCAGGAGGTCCAGGAGGAGCAGGATTCCCAGGAGCCGGAGGTCGTCCAGGAGGTGCCGGATTCCCAGGAGCATCTGGTCCCGGAGGTGCAGGATTTCCAGGAGCTGGAGGTAGACCAGGAGGCCCAGGAGCTGGAGGATTCCCAGGAGGCCCAGGAGCTGGAGGATTCCCAGGAGGTTCAGGAGGTGGTTTCCCAGGTGCTGGTGCTCCTTCAGGTCCATCAGGCCCCATTATCCCCATCATATCCCAGACTAACCAGCCAAACCTTGGAGATGGATCCTACTCATGGAG CTACGAATCAGGCAACGGAATCAGAGCCCAGGAACAGGGCGCCCAGAAACCCGGCCCCGAGGGTCCAGGAACGGCAGCCCAGGGCGCCTTCTCCTACACGGGCACCGACGGCCAGACCTACTCCATCACCTACACAGCCGACGAGAACGGATTCGTGCCTCAGGGCGCTCATCTGCCTACGCCGCCACCAATACCCGAGGAGATCCTCAAGGCGCTCGAGAAGAATGCTGCTGACGAGGCCGCTGGTATCTTCGATGATGGACAGTACAAACCTGCTCCTGGTGCAG GAGGTGCCGGAGGTAGACCAGGTGGATTCCAGGGCGGTCAGGGAGGATTCCAGGGCGGTCAAGGTGGATTCCAGGGAGGTCAGGGAGGATTCCAGGGCGGTCAGGGAGGATTCCAGGGAGGTCAGGGAGGATTCCAGGGCGGTCAAGGCGGATTCCAGGGCGGTCAAGGTGGGCAGGGAGGTTACCAGACTGGTGGTGGACAAG gcGGTAGACCAGGCACATCCTTCCCTTCAGGACCATCAGGTGGTGGCTTCCCATCCTCAGGAACAGGCGGTGGATATCCTTCAGGATCAGGCGGTGGATATCCTTCAGGATCAGGCGGCCAGGGTGGATCCGCTGGTTACTCCTACCCCAAACCTGGAAAATAA
- the LOC111058170 gene encoding pupal cuticle protein 36a isoform X7 — protein sequence MKLIVLALFIGASAAAKLDNTYLPPSGAGTSGGSPGAISPPFGGGGRPGGPGGFPGGPGGAGFPGGPGFPGAGGRPGGPGAGGFPGGPGFPGAGGRPGGPGAGGFPGGPGGAGFPGAGGRPGGAGFPGASGPGGAGFPGAGGRPGGPGAGGFPGGPGAGGFPGGSGGGFPGAGAPSGPSGPIIPIISQTNQPNLGDGSYSWSYESGNGIRAQEQGAQKPGPEGPGTAAQGAFSYTGTDGQTYSITYTADENGFVPQGAHLPTPPPIPEEILKALEKNAADEAAGIFDDGQYKPAPGAGGAGGRPGGFQGGQGGFQGGQGGFQGGQGGFQGGQGGFQGGQGGFQGGQGGFQGGQGGQGGYQTGGGQGGRPGTSFPSGPSGGGFPSSGTGGGYPSGSGGGYPSGSGGQGGSAGYSYPKPGK from the exons ATAGTGCTGGCGCTCTTCATCGGAGCGTCTGCTGCTGCCAAATTGGACAACACCTACCTCCCTCCCTCGGGTGCCGGTACCTCTGGAGGAAGTCCTGGAGCCATCTCGCCTCCGTTCGGAGGTGGAGGTAGACCTGGAGGTCCCGGAGGCTTCCCAGGAGGACCTGGAGGTGCAGGATTCCCAGGAGGTCCAGGATTCCCAGGAGCTGGAG GACGTCCAGGTGGTCCAGGAGCTGGTGGGTTCCCAGGAGGTCCAGGATTCCCAGGAGCTGGAGGACGTCCAGGAGGTCCAGGAGCTGGTGGATTCCCAGGAGGTCCAGGAGGAGCAGGATTCCCAGGAGCCGGAGGTCGTCCAGGAGGTGCCGGATTCCCAGGAGCATCTGGTCCCGGAGGTGCAGGATTTCCAGGAGCTGGAGGTAGACCAGGAGGCCCAGGAGCTGGAGGATTCCCAGGAGGCCCAGGAGCTGGAGGATTCCCAGGAGGTTCAGGAGGTGGTTTCCCAGGTGCTGGTGCTCCTTCAGGTCCATCAGGCCCCATTATCCCCATCATATCCCAGACTAACCAGCCAAACCTTGGAGATGGATCCTACTCATGGAG CTACGAATCAGGCAACGGAATCAGAGCCCAGGAACAGGGCGCCCAGAAACCCGGCCCCGAGGGTCCAGGAACGGCAGCCCAGGGCGCCTTCTCCTACACGGGCACCGACGGCCAGACCTACTCCATCACCTACACAGCCGACGAGAACGGATTCGTGCCTCAGGGCGCTCATCTGCCTACGCCGCCACCAATACCCGAGGAGATCCTCAAGGCGCTCGAGAAGAATGCTGCTGACGAGGCCGCTGGTATCTTCGATGATGGACAGTACAAACCTGCTCCTGGTGCAG GAGGTGCCGGAGGTAGACCAGGTGGATTCCAGGGCGGTCAGGGAGGATTCCAGGGCGGTCAAGGTGGATTCCAGGGAGGTCAGGGAGGATTCCAGGGCGGTCAGGGAGGATTCCAGGGAGGTCAGGGAGGATTCCAGGGCGGTCAAGGCGGATTCCAGGGCGGTCAAGGTGGGCAGGGAGGTTACCAGACTGGTGGTGGACAAG gcGGTAGACCAGGCACATCCTTCCCTTCAGGACCATCAGGTGGTGGCTTCCCATCCTCAGGAACAGGCGGTGGATATCCTTCAGGATCAGGCGGTGGATATCCTTCAGGATCAGGCGGCCAGGGTGGATCCGCTGGTTACTCCTACCCCAAACCTGGAAAATAA